The genomic region CGAGCCTGGTTCCAGCGAGAATGTCTGCGTGATCCTGCTGTGCGTCCCGAGCGCACGCGTCACCCGCAACGCCGGCCGCCCCGCGCCCACCGTCACCACCTCCGCAATCCCCTCCGCGTCCACCACCCGCGGCCGCTCCATCGCCTCCGCGTCCAGGTCCCAAGCCTCCCAGTACTTCGGGTGGTCGTCGTACAGCGCCAGCTGGTTCAGCGGCTCCGCCGCCACACTCTCGCCCTCGCGCAGGTGCAGCTCGACAACTCGGCCGTGCGAATCAATCCGTGCTGACAGGCGATCGTTTGCGAGTTCAAAGAACTCGCCGCTGACCCCGCGAACAACAGGTGAATGGTTGCGGGCTGAAAGCCCGCCCCCCCGGTCCGCATCATCGACCACCTTCACGCCGAGCGCGGGCACATCCTCGGCCCACACACCGCGCGTCTCCCCGCCCTCCTGCCACTCTACCCACTGCGACCTTGGCCCCGACCCGGGGTTGAACACCGCCACCGGGCGCGTCATCCCCCGCGTGTCCAGCCGCGTGCAGATCGCCGCCACCGCCCCCGCCTCCACCTCCGCGCACAACCGCCGCACCTCCGCGTGATCCCTCGCCGCGTCCTCGTACACCTCCCCGATCGATGACCCCGGCAGGATGTCATGGAACTGGTTCAGCAGCGTCAGCTCCCACGCCCTCCTCATCGAAGCCGAAACTGAGCCGCTCCCCCCCGATGCCGGGACTGAGCCGCTCTGGGCGAAGTCCCGGATTGGCGGCGATCCGGCAATCACGCTGAGCCATTCCACCACCCGCAGCGACGCCTCCGCCCACGCATTGTCTCGCTTCACCCGCGCCTGCGTCGTGTACGTCCCCCGGTGCCGCTCCAGGTACAACTCCCCCTCGTACACCGGGAAGTCCCGCCCTTCGCGCACCAGCTCACCTCGCCGCGCGTGCAGCGCCTCAATGAACTCCGCGCACCCGCTCACCTCCGCTTGCGGCAGCCCCTCGCTCCCGCGCGACAGCTGCGCGTTAAGGATGTTCCAGTCCGTCGGCCCACCGCCGCCATCCCCGAACCCGAACGGCTGCATCCACACACCCACTCCCAGATCGTCCTTCCGCGCCGCGATCTTCATCCCGCGCCGCAGCTCGAACGGCGTGTTCGTCGCGTTGTACTCCTGCCCCGGCGTCAGGTGGCTCACGATCTCCGTGCCGTCAATGCCGCGCCAGCGGAAGTACAGGTGCGGGAACTCATTCGTCTCGTTCCACCACAGCTTGTTGGTGATGAACGTGTCCAGCCCCGCGAGCCTGAAAATCTGCGGCAGGCTCGCGGCGAACCCAAAGGTGTCCGGCAGGTACGCCAGCCGCTGCCGCCCCCGCGCGCCGAACGCCGCCTCCATCCACCGCGTCCCGTACAGCACCTGCCGCACGAACGACTCGCCGCACGGCAGGTTCCCGTCGGGCTCCACCCACATCGAACCCATCGGCTGCCACCGCCCCTCCGCCACCCGCCGCGCGATCTGCGCGAACAGCCCCGGCGCACTCTCCCGCACCCACGCGTACTGCTGCGGCTGGCTGCACAGGAATCGAAACTCCGGAAACCGCTCCATCAGCCGCAGCGCGTTCGCGAACGTCCGGTGCGCCTTTCGACGCGTCTCCGCAAGAGGCCACATCCACGCCGTGTCCAGGTGCGCGTGCCCCACGGCGAAGCACCGCTTGCTGCTCCCCGCAACTGCGCCCGCCCCGTCCTTCTCCAGCTCCTCCCGCCGCTGCACCTCGAAGGCCGCCTCCCGCCACTCCCGCCACGCGGCCTCATCAAACACCGCCAGCTCGCACAGCAAGAGCCGCCCCGGCGTCGGCGTCGACCACCGCGCCTCCACCTCCGGCTTGTCCCAGAAGAACCACCCCACACCCAGCGGGTGGTTGCACGCGGCCTCCACCAGCACATCCACCTCCGGCCCGAACCCCTCCGGCAGCAACGCCGCGTCGCGGTTCAGATCAAACCCGTGGTACGGCTCACCGCCAATCCACAGCAGCGCTTCCGTCCCCGAATCAAACCGCAGCGCCCACCGGCATCCCTCCGCCGCCGCGCCAGGCACCCGCCCGCGGACGCGGAACCACGCCGTGGACCACTTCGGCCCCCACTCCCACCCCGCCCCAGCCTTCACCGGCTGAAACCGCTCGCCGACCACCGCCGCCAGCCGCCGCCGGTCCGCGCACTGGAACACGCCGACATCCAGCGGCACCGCCTCCTGCCAGACCCGCGGCGCCAGCACCTCATCACAGTGCTTCTTCAGTTGCTCGATCGATACGGACGGCATCGGAACCAGAATAGCCGTTCGTAACGAGCCCCGAACGGAGTGAGCGGGCCGGCCTCACTCAACCCTGGAACACGCGGCAGCAAACGACGTCTTCTGCTCCGACATACCCGTCACTGCGTTCCGGGCTCGTCGGCAACGGCGTCCGCCTTCTCCGCGCCCCCACGTCTCCGCGAGAACTTTCTCACTCCCCCTCCGGCCGCCCCAGCTTCTTCACGGTCCCGCCCTTGCACTCCACCAGCACCTCGTCGGCCTCGTACAGGAACAGCCCGTGGTCCACGATGCCCGACACATGGTCGAGCTCGAGCGCCAGCTCCTCAAGGTCGCGCTCGGGCAGCCGGATGTCCAGCACCACGCCGCCGCCCTCGGAGATGTAAAGGTTCCCGTCAAGGTTGTAGCGGGCGACGCCCACCAGCCCCATGTCCCGCAGCCGCCGCCGGATTGACGCGATGCCGAAGGGGATGATCGTCACCGCCAGCAGCGCCTTGCTGCCCAGCCGCGGCACCAGCTTCTCCTCGCTCGCCAGGTACACGCACCTGCGGCTCGCCTCCGCCACCAGCCGCTGCCGGGTGATGGCGCCGTGCTGCCCCTTGAGCATCCGCAGCGAGTAGTCCACCTCGTTCGCGCCGTCGAACAGGTAGTCGACGACCTCGATCTCCGCGAAGGGCACCGTCGGCAGCCCCAGCTCGCGGGCCAGGTCCTCGGTCGCCTTGCTCGTCGACACACAGTCGATATCGAGCTTCTCTTCTTTGACGCGGTGCGCCAGGGCGCGGATCGCACGGTTGGCCGTCAGCCCCGTGCCCATCCCGACCACCATGCCGCTCTTGATCTCCGCCACCGCTGCCTTCGCGAGACAGTCCATACCTTGGCACCCCGGCAGCACGACCTGCATCGACGGGCACGCGGGCACCGCGTGGGCCGGCGCCTTCCCGAAGCTGGGGTTGGCCTCGCCCGCGGTCGTGGGTTGCGATGGGTTCTGTGGGTTAGTCAAACCTGATCCCCTGTGCAAGCTTGAGCTGTGTTCCAAAGTTGATGGTGCACGTCTGGCGGCGCATATACGCCTTCCAGGAATCCGACCCTGACTCTCTGCCACCACCCGTCTCCTTCTCGCCGCCGAACGCGCCGCCGATCTCGGCCCCGCTCGTCCCAATGTTCACGTTCGCGATCCCGCAGTCACTGCCCCAAGGCGACAAAAACTGCTCCGCCGCGCGCAGGCTGTCGGTGAAGATCGCCGACGAGAGCCCCTGGGCCACCGCGTTGTTCTGCGCGATCGCCCCCGCGATATCGCTCGTTCCACCCTTGTCCCCGAACGTGCTCACGTACAGGATCGGCGCGAACGTCTCCTCGCAGCTGATCGGCAGCACCTTGCCCGCGGGCATCCTCACAATGGTCGGCTCGACGTAGTTGCCATTGAGGCCATCCACCTTCGCCCGCCCGCCGCCGACGACCACCGTCCCGCCCTGCTCCTTCGCGCTCTGCACCGCCGCGAGGAAGCCGTCCACGGCCTTGGCGTTGATCAGCGGCCCCACCAGCGTCCCCTCCTTGAGAGGGTCGCCGATCCGCACCGTCTTGTACGCCGCCGCGAGCTTCGTCACGACCTCGTCCACGATCGACTCGTGCACGATCAAGCGGCGCGTCGTCGTGCACCGCTGCCCCGCCGTGCCGATCGCCGCGAACACCACCGCCGGAATCGTCAGCTTCAGGTCCGCGCTCTTGTCGATGATGACCGCGTTGTTCCCGCCCAGCTCCAGCAGGCAGCGGCCCATCCGCTCCGCCACCACCTGCCCCACGGCCTTGCCCATCCGCGTCGAGCCCGTCGCCGAAATCAGGGGGAACCGCGCATCCGCGACCATCCGCTTGCCCACAACGTCATCGGTCCCGATCACGAGCTTGAACACGCCCGGGTGCCCCATCGCCGTCGCGACGCGGTCCGCGATCGCGTTGCTCGCCATCGCCGTGAGCGGCGCGAGCAGGCTGGGCTTCCACACCACCGTGTCCCCGCACACCGCCGCGAGCATCGCATTCCACGCCCACACCGCGTTGGGGAAGTTGAACGCCGAGATCACGCCCACCGGCCCCAGCGGCAGCCACTGCTCGAACATCCGGTGCTGCGGCCGCTCGCTCGGCATCGTGAGCCCGTACAGCTGCCGCGACAGGCCCACCGCGAAGTCCGCGATGTCGATCGTCTCCTGGACCTCGCCTAAACCCTCCTGCCGGATCTTCCCGACCTCGAGGCTGACAAGCTCGCCCAGCGCCGCCTTGTGCTTGCGAAACTCCTCACCGATCGCCCGCACCACCAGCCCGCGCTCCGGCGCCGGCACCTCCCGCCACCGCAGGAACGCCGCGCTCGCCTCCGCCACCACCTTCTCGTAGCTCTCCGCCGTGTCCAGCCTGATCCCCGCGATTGCCTGGTTCGTCGCGGGGTTCACGACCGTG from Phycisphaerales bacterium harbors:
- a CDS encoding glycoside hydrolase family 38 C-terminal domain-containing protein — encoded protein: MPSVSIEQLKKHCDEVLAPRVWQEAVPLDVGVFQCADRRRLAAVVGERFQPVKAGAGWEWGPKWSTAWFRVRGRVPGAAAEGCRWALRFDSGTEALLWIGGEPYHGFDLNRDAALLPEGFGPEVDVLVEAACNHPLGVGWFFWDKPEVEARWSTPTPGRLLLCELAVFDEAAWREWREAAFEVQRREELEKDGAGAVAGSSKRCFAVGHAHLDTAWMWPLAETRRKAHRTFANALRLMERFPEFRFLCSQPQQYAWVRESAPGLFAQIARRVAEGRWQPMGSMWVEPDGNLPCGESFVRQVLYGTRWMEAAFGARGRQRLAYLPDTFGFAASLPQIFRLAGLDTFITNKLWWNETNEFPHLYFRWRGIDGTEIVSHLTPGQEYNATNTPFELRRGMKIAARKDDLGVGVWMQPFGFGDGGGGPTDWNILNAQLSRGSEGLPQAEVSGCAEFIEALHARRGELVREGRDFPVYEGELYLERHRGTYTTQARVKRDNAWAEASLRVVEWLSVIAGSPPIRDFAQSGSVPASGGSGSVSASMRRAWELTLLNQFHDILPGSSIGEVYEDAARDHAEVRRLCAEVEAGAVAAICTRLDTRGMTRPVAVFNPGSGPRSQWVEWQEGGETRGVWAEDVPALGVKVVDDADRGGGLSARNHSPVVRGVSGEFFELANDRLSARIDSHGRVVELHLREGESVAAEPLNQLALYDDHPKYWEAWDLDAEAMERPRVVDAEGIAEVVTVGAGRPALRVTRALGTHSRITQTFSLEPGSARLDIDTDVDWREERTLLRALFPTNIAADQATYEIPFGHVTRATRRETAEEKARFEVPAHRWMDLSMQGRGLAVLNDCKYGHSCHAGVMGLSLLRSCKWPDPQADMGVHRFRYSLMPHQGDWRAAGVDSEAELMVRGVWAVPLVAGRAGEVRKWAPFKIECSGGAAVRVVAVKRAEDGDAVIVRVVESNGRAGTCRVDWTVPVEAVEPVDLLERAMSHPGVVTAGGVTEFSVGAHQIVSMRVAVGGGRG
- the rpiA gene encoding ribose 5-phosphate isomerase A — its product is MTNPQNPSQPTTAGEANPSFGKAPAHAVPACPSMQVVLPGCQGMDCLAKAAVAEIKSGMVVGMGTGLTANRAIRALAHRVKEEKLDIDCVSTSKATEDLARELGLPTVPFAEIEVVDYLFDGANEVDYSLRMLKGQHGAITRQRLVAEASRRCVYLASEEKLVPRLGSKALLAVTIIPFGIASIRRRLRDMGLVGVARYNLDGNLYISEGGGVVLDIRLPERDLEELALELDHVSGIVDHGLFLYEADEVLVECKGGTVKKLGRPEGE
- a CDS encoding aldehyde dehydrogenase family protein — its product is MTPTTSTLHPVITQLGLDKDPRFVAPHALQAGSQDKGIVTVVNPATNQAIAGIRLDTAESYEKVVAEASAAFLRWREVPAPERGLVVRAIGEEFRKHKAALGELVSLEVGKIRQEGLGEVQETIDIADFAVGLSRQLYGLTMPSERPQHRMFEQWLPLGPVGVISAFNFPNAVWAWNAMLAAVCGDTVVWKPSLLAPLTAMASNAIADRVATAMGHPGVFKLVIGTDDVVGKRMVADARFPLISATGSTRMGKAVGQVVAERMGRCLLELGGNNAVIIDKSADLKLTIPAVVFAAIGTAGQRCTTTRRLIVHESIVDEVVTKLAAAYKTVRIGDPLKEGTLVGPLINAKAVDGFLAAVQSAKEQGGTVVVGGGRAKVDGLNGNYVEPTIVRMPAGKVLPISCEETFAPILYVSTFGDKGGTSDIAGAIAQNNAVAQGLSSAIFTDSLRAAEQFLSPWGSDCGIANVNIGTSGAEIGGAFGGEKETGGGRESGSDSWKAYMRRQTCTINFGTQLKLAQGIRFD